The Maniola hyperantus mitochondrion, complete genome genome contains a region encoding:
- the ND4 gene encoding NADH dehydrogenase subunit 4 (TAA stop codon is completed by the addition of 3' A residues to the mRNA), translating into MMKFLMMMMFMMPLCLKKNMFWMVQNMMVMMAFLFMNMSININNFSNLSYMMGCDMISYGLILLSIWISFLMIMASESLLKNKFYDNFFLMNIIMLMMMLYLTFSVMNLFLFYLFFEASLIPTLMLIIGWGYQPERIQAGLYLLFYTLFASLPLLLGIFYIYSSMNSMMMYFLKFYNYSYFFLYISMILAFLVKMPMYFVHLWLPKAHVEAPISGSMILAAIMLKLGGYGLLRVMIILQKVGLKMNFIWVVISLIGGFYISLKCFCQIDMKSLIAYSSVCHMSIVIGGIMTMNYWGFIGSYVLMISHGLCSSGMFCLSNINYERLNSRSLFLNRGLMNFMPSLSLWWFLMLSSNMAAPPSLNLVGEISLINSLISWSWLTMIMLMLTSFFSAGYSLYLYSYTQHGKYNIGIYSFYTGVSREYLMLMLHWLPLNILVMKIDYSMLWF; encoded by the coding sequence ATGATAAAATTTTTAATAATAATAATATTTATAATACCTTTATGTTTAAAAAAAAATATATTTTGAATGGTTCAAAATATAATGGTAATAATAGCTTTTTTATTTATAAATATGTCTATTAATATTAATAATTTTAGTAATTTAAGATATATGATAGGATGTGATATAATTTCTTATGGGTTAATTTTATTAAGAATTTGAATTAGATTTTTAATAATCATAGCTAGAGAAAGATTATTAAAAAATAAATTTTATGATAATTTTTTTTTAATAAATATTATTATATTGATAATAATATTATATTTAACTTTTAGAGTAATAAATTTATTTTTATTTTATTTATTTTTTGAGGCTAGATTAATTCCAACTTTAATATTAATTATTGGATGAGGTTATCAACCTGAACGAATTCAAGCAGGGTTATATTTATTATTTTATACTTTATTTGCTTCTTTACCTTTATTATTAGGGATTTTTTATATTTATAGAAGTATAAATAGAATAATAATATATTTTTTAAAATTTTATAATTATAGATATTTTTTTTTATATATTAGAATAATTTTAGCTTTTTTAGTAAAAATACCAATATATTTTGTTCATTTATGATTACCTAAGGCTCATGTTGAAGCTCCTATTTCTGGTTCAATAATTTTAGCAGCTATTATATTAAAGCTAGGGGGGTATGGACTTTTACGGGTTATAATTATTTTACAGAAAGTTGGGTTAAAAATAAATTTTATTTGAGTGGTTATTAGATTAATTGGAGGATTTTATATTAGTTTAAAATGTTTTTGTCAAATTGATATAAAATCTTTAATTGCTTATTCATCTGTATGTCATATAAGAATTGTTATTGGAGGGATTATAACTATAAATTATTGAGGATTTATTGGTTCGTATGTTTTAATAATTAGTCATGGATTATGTTCATCTGGAATATTTTGTTTATCAAATATTAATTATGAACGATTGAATAGTCGAAGTTTATTTCTTAATCGGGGGCTAATAAATTTTATGCCTTCTTTAAGATTATGATGATTTTTAATATTATCTTCAAATATAGCAGCTCCTCCATCATTAAATTTAGTAGGTGAAATTAGATTAATTAATAGTTTAATTAGCTGATCTTGATTAACTATAATTATATTAATATTAACTTCTTTTTTTAGCGCCGGGTATAGATTATATTTATATTCTTATACTCAACATGGGAAATATAATATTGGAATTTATAGATTTTATACAGGAGTTTCTCGGGAATATTTGATATTAATATTACATTGACTTCCTTTAAATATTTTAGTAATAAAAATTGATTATAGAATACTTTGATTTT
- the ND4L gene encoding NADH dehydrogenase subunit 4L: MMFNMWMMVFIMFLFGNMIFVSKHKHLLIVLMSLEFIVLSIFFSLMLYLSKVDYNMYMLMVFLVFSVCEGALGLSILVSMIRTHGNDYFQSFNLI; encoded by the coding sequence ATAATATTTAATATATGAATAATAGTATTTATTATATTTTTATTTGGGAATATAATTTTTGTAAGAAAACATAAACATTTATTAATTGTTTTAATAAGATTAGAGTTTATTGTTTTAAGAATTTTTTTTTCTTTAATGTTATATTTAAGAAAGGTTGATTATAATATATATATATTAATAGTTTTTTTAGTATTTTCAGTATGTGAAGGAGCTTTAGGGCTATCAATTTTAGTTTCCATAATTCGAACTCATGGTAATGATTATTTTCAAAGATTTAATTTAATTTAA
- the ND6 gene encoding NADH dehydrogenase subunit 6 produces MTKMFLSFMVIFLSIFMFFINHPISMGLMILMQTLFICLLLGMLINSYWFSYILFLVFLGGLLVLFIYVSSIASNELLNFSFLNKFIFFTPIMIFTFIIIITKNNLNWLNFSFNEDMNNFINTFLFTYNENNINLFKLYNEQTYLLMIMMIIYLFITLIAVVKITNIFFGPLRSFN; encoded by the coding sequence ATTACAAAAATATTCTTATCTTTTATAGTAATTTTTTTATCTATTTTTATATTTTTTATTAATCATCCTATTTCAATAGGATTAATAATTTTAATACAAACCTTATTTATTTGTCTTTTATTAGGAATACTTATTAATTCTTATTGATTTTCCTATATTTTATTTTTAGTTTTTTTAGGAGGACTTTTAGTTCTTTTTATTTACGTCTCAAGTATTGCATCTAATGAATTATTAAATTTTTCTTTTTTAAATAAATTTATTTTCTTCACCCCAATCATAATTTTTACTTTTATTATTATCATCACAAAAAATAATTTAAATTGACTAAATTTTTCCTTTAATGAAGATATAAATAATTTTATTAATACATTTTTATTCACTTATAATGAAAATAATATTAATTTATTTAAATTATATAATGAACAAACCTATTTATTAATAATTATAATAATTATTTATTTATTTATTACTCTTATTGCAGTAGTAAAAATCACAAATATTTTTTTTGGGCCACTTCGTTCTTTTAACTAA
- the CYTB gene encoding cytochrome b, with translation MMNFYKPIRKTHPIIKIINGSLIDLPSPSNISSWWNFGSLLALCLMIQIITGLFLTMYYTANIETAFFSVNYICRNVNYGWLIRTLHANGASFFFICIYFHIGRGIYYESFNFFYTWMIGVIILFLLMATAFMGYVLPWGQMSFWGATVITNLLSAVPYLGTLLVNWIWGGFAVDNATLTRFYTFHFLLPFIILMMTIIHLLFLHQTGSNNPLGINSNLDKIPFHPFFTFKDLIGFIILTMMLTLLTLTNPYLLGDPDNFIPANPLVTPIHIQPEWYFLFAYAILRSIPNKLGGVIALVVSILILIILPFTFNKKIQGIQFYPLNQILFWFLIATIILLTWIGARPVENLYVITSQLLTMFYFSYFIINPILNKIWDNLIFKS, from the coding sequence ATGATAAATTTTTATAAGCCTATTCGAAAAACTCACCCCATTATTAAAATTATTAACGGATCATTAATTGATTTACCTTCTCCCTCTAATATTTCTAGATGATGAAATTTTGGATCCTTACTAGCTTTATGTTTAATAATTCAAATTATTACAGGACTATTCTTAACTATATATTATACAGCTAATATTGAAACAGCATTCTTCAGAGTTAATTATATTTGCCGAAATGTAAATTATGGTTGATTAATTCGAACTTTACATGCTAATGGAGCATCTTTTTTTTTTATTTGTATTTATTTTCATATTGGTCGAGGAATTTATTATGAATCCTTTAATTTTTTTTATACTTGAATAATTGGAGTAATTATTTTATTTTTATTAATAGCAACAGCTTTTATAGGTTATGTCCTCCCCTGAGGACAAATATCTTTTTGAGGAGCTACAGTTATTACTAATCTCCTCTCAGCTGTTCCTTATTTAGGAACTCTATTAGTTAATTGAATTTGAGGGGGATTTGCAGTTGATAATGCAACCCTTACTCGATTTTACACCTTTCACTTTTTATTACCTTTTATTATTCTTATAATAACAATTATTCATTTATTATTTCTTCATCAAACAGGATCTAATAATCCATTAGGTATTAATAGAAACTTAGATAAAATTCCCTTTCATCCCTTTTTTACATTCAAAGATTTAATTGGATTTATTATTTTAACTATAATATTAACTCTTTTAACCTTAACTAATCCTTATTTACTTGGAGATCCAGATAATTTTATCCCAGCTAATCCTTTAGTTACCCCAATTCATATTCAACCTGAATGATATTTCCTTTTTGCATATGCTATTCTACGTTCTATCCCAAATAAATTAGGAGGTGTAATTGCTTTAGTAGTATCAATTTTAATTTTAATTATTCTTCCTTTCACCTTCAATAAAAAAATTCAAGGAATTCAATTTTACCCCCTTAATCAAATTTTATTTTGATTCTTAATTGCAACAATTATTCTTTTAACCTGAATTGGAGCTCGTCCTGTTGAAAATT